A region from the Cannabis sativa cultivar Pink pepper isolate KNU-18-1 chromosome 9, ASM2916894v1, whole genome shotgun sequence genome encodes:
- the LOC115723900 gene encoding uncharacterized protein LOC115723900: MDKSWMKQSRLSDSYQQGVNLFLDFAFKNGSHERKIVCPCVKCCLIGPVTRSIAFDHLICNGFMEGYTKRILHGETSSHAPQNIESTVSDTPTIDMQGVIHDVFGQNSRDDECEIENDDNLQGEEDEPNTKAKEFYDLIKDVETELYLGCTSFTKLSFVIELFHIKCMCGWSDNSFGKVLELFKRALPKGETLPDSFYETKKLINALGLNYEKIDACKNDCMLYRKEHVNDTEYQVCSTPRSEAKVLRHFPLIPRLQRLFMPSKTSDFMTWHHQKDYVNDGYMRHPRDSPAWMTFDHKYMDFAADPRNVRLGLASDGMNPFKTLSVSHNTWPAIMIPYNLPPWLCMKQPNFIMSLLIPGPEAPGNNIDIYLEPLIEELKILWEVGVETFDTSTRENFMLRASLLWTISDFPAYANLSGWSTKGKYACPSCHQDTYSSWLKHSKKHCYMGHRRWLENNHSFRNDEKSFDGTKEKKLAPIPLSGSMILDKLEGYQIKFGKTVVNPQLPYSWKKRTYEARIAGPSVYCCMYPVERYLSKLKSYVRNKNKPEGCIAEGYLANECLTFCSRYIEGVETKINLCGASLDVDSEDISLVRKDMPDITVDTSMSFDANDMDEEA, encoded by the exons ATGGATAAGAGTTGGATGAAGCAATCTAGATTGAGTGATTCATATCAACAAGGAGttaatttatttcttgatttcgCATTTAAAAATGGAAGCCATGAAAGAAAAATTGTATGTCCTTGTGTTAAGTGTTGCCTTATTGGTCCTGTCACTCGATCAATTGCATTTGATCATCTGATATGCAATGGATTTATGGAGGGATACACTAAAAGGATATTACACGGTGAAACTTCTTCACATGCTCCACAGAACATTGAGAGTACTGTTAGTGATACTCCTACTATTGATATGCAAGGAGTTATACATGATGTTTTTGGACAAAATAGTAGAGATGATGAATGTGAAATTGAAAATGATGATAATCTTCAAGGTGAGGAAGATGAACCAAATACGAAGGCAAAAGAATTTTATGATTTGATAAAAGATGTAGAGACAGAACTTTACCTAGGCTGTACAAGTTTTACAAAGCTCTCATTCGTCATTGAATTATTTCATATTAAGTGTATGTGTGGATGGAGTGATAATTCATTTGGCAAGGTACTTGAATTATTTAAAAGAGCACTACCAAAAGGTGAAACCTTACCCGATTCTTTTTATGAGACAAAAAAGTTAATCAACGCACTTGgacttaattatgaaaaaattgaTGCATGTAAAAATGATTGCATGTTGTATAGAAAGGAGCATGTAAATGACACAGAATATCAAGTATGCTCTACACCAAG gaGTGAAGCAAAAGTCTTGCGCCACTTTCCGTTAATACCAAGATTACAAAGATTATTTATGCCATCAAAAACATCTGATTTTATGACTTGGCATCATCAAAAAGATTATGTGAATGATGGTTATATGAGACATCCAAGAGATTCTCCAGCATGGATGACTTTTGATCACAAATATATGGATTTTGCGGCAGATCCTCGAAATGTTAGACTTGGGTTAGCTTCTGATGGAATGAATCCGTTCAAGACATTAAGTGTAAGTCACAACACATGGCCAGCTATTATGATACCATATAATCTCCCTCCATGGTTGTGTATGAAACAACCTAACTTTATTATGTCCTTGCTCATACCTGGTCCAGAAGCACCTGGAAAtaatattgatatatatttGGAGccactgattgaagaattaaaaattttatgggAAGTTGGAGTTGAAACTTTTGATACGTCTACAAGAGAAAACTTTATGTTACGAGCATCACTATTATGGACTATTAGTGATTTTCCAGCATATGCAAACTTATCGGGATGGAGCACTAAAGGAAAATATGCATGCCCGTCTTGTCATCAAGATACTTATTCTTCGTGGTTGAAGCATAGCAAAAAACATTGTTATATGGGTCATCGTCGTTGGTTAGAAAATAACCACTCATTTAGAAATGATGAAAAGTCTTTCGACGGtacaaaagagaaaaaattagcTCCAATACCATTAAGTGGTTCAATGATACTAGATAAGTTAGAAGGCTACCAAATTAAATTTGGAAAGACAGTTGTTAATCCTCAGTTGCCATATAGTTGGAAGAAAAGGA CATATGAGGCGAGAATTGCTGGACCATCAGTTTATTGTTGCATGTACCCTGTTGAAAG GTACTTATCTAAGTTGAAGTCATACGTTCGAAACAAAAATAAGCCAGAAGGTTGTATAGCTGAAGGATATTTAGCTAATGAATGCTTGACATTTTGCTCACGATATATAGAAGGTGTAGAGACAAAAATTAATC TTTGCGGTGCATCTCTCGATGTTGACAGTGAAGATATTAGTTTGGTTAGGAAAGATATGCCAGATATAACTGTTGATACATCAATGTCATTTGATGCAAATGATATGGATGAAGAAGCTTAG